The Brachyhypopomus gauderio isolate BG-103 chromosome 7, BGAUD_0.2, whole genome shotgun sequence genome has a window encoding:
- the drd2b gene encoding dopamine receptor D2b, with product MDFLTEYANNETHLDNGTRAFNGTGCDAKPQYNYYAMLLTLLIFVIVFGNVLVCMAVSREKALQTTTNYLIVSLAVADLLVATLVMPWVVYLEVVGEWRFSKIHCDIFVTLDVMMCTASILNLCAISIDRYTAVAMPMLYNTRYSSKRRVTVMISVVWVLSFAISCPLLFGLNNTATRDDAVCEIANPAFVVYSSIMSFYVPFIITLLVYVQIYVVLRRRRKRVNTKRGGHRGDAEPQPILKEKCTNPEDVKLCTVIVKTNGNLPPKNKKTLLIEEVVQQGGAVELGLMEATGPPEQMKPTAMSAGGVPASRATPSRDDWQPKEEEKNGHASDGPAPKDSKPFETQALSNGKTRTTVAKVPSKRKISQHKEKKATQMLAIVLGVFIICWLPFFITHILKTHCTRCYVPLEINSAVNPIIYTTFNVEFRKAFMKILHC from the exons ATGGATTTCCTCACGGAGTACGCCAACAATGAGACCCACCTCGATAACGGCACCAGGGCGTTCAACGGCACGGGTTGCGATGCCAAGCCCCAGTACAACTACTACGCCATGCTCCTTACGCTGCTCATCTTTGTCATCGTCTTCGGCAACGTGCTCGTGTGCATGGCCGTCTCCCGGGAGAAAGCCCTGCAGACCACCACAAACTACCTCATTGTGAGCCTGGCCGTGGCAGATCTCCTGGTGGCCACCCTGGTCATGCCCTGGGTGGTGTATCTGGAG gTTGTGGGGGAGTGGCGCTTCAGTAAAATCCACTGCGACATCTTTGTCACCCTGGATGTCATGATGTGTACCGCCAGCATCCTTAATCTATGTGCTATTAGTATTGACAG GTACACAGCCGTTGCCATGCCGATGCTATACAACACACGGTACAGCTCCAAGCGACGCGTAACCGTAATGATCTCCGTGGTTTGGGTTCTCTCCTTCGCCATCTCCTGCCCCTTGCTGTTCGGCTTGAACAACACAg CAACGCGTGACGACGCTGTGTGTGAAATCGCCAACCCTGCCTTCGTGGTCTACTCCTCCATTATGTCCTTCTACGTGCCCTTCATCATCACGCTCCTCGTGTACGTGCAGATCTACGTCGTTCTACGCAGGCGGCGCAAGCGGGTCAACACCAAACGCGGTGGTCACCGTGGCGACGCCGAGCCGCAGCCCATTCTCAAG GAAAAGTGCACTAACCCTGAGGATGTGAAACTCTGCACAGTCATTGTCAAGACCAATGGGAATTTGCCTCCCAAAAACAAGAAAACA CTGCTTATAGAGGAGGTGGTGCAGCAGGGCGGTGCTGTTGAGCTGGGGCTGATGGAGGCTACCGGCCCCCCGGAGCAGATGAAGCCGACGGCCATGTCGGCGGGAGGCGTGCCGGCGAGCCGCGCCACGCCATCACGTGACGATTGGCAGCccaaggaggaggagaagaacgGGCACGCCAGCGATGGTCCCGCCCCCAAAGATTCCAAGCCCTTCGAGACGCAGGCCTTGTCCAATGGCAAGACCCGAACCACCGTCGCAAAAGTGCCAAGCAAGAGGAAGATCTCCCAGCACAAGGAGAAGAAGGCCACGCAGATGCTGGCGATCGTTCTAG GCGTCTTCATCATCTGCTGGCTTCCGTTCTTCATAACTCACATCCTGAAGACCCACTGCACACGCTGCTACGTGCCCCTGGAGATAAACAGCGCCGTCAACCCCATCATATACACCACCTTCAACGTAGAGTTCCGCAAGGCCTTCATGAAAATCCTGCATTGCTGA